From the Juglans microcarpa x Juglans regia isolate MS1-56 chromosome 3D, Jm3101_v1.0, whole genome shotgun sequence genome, the window TATAGTTTTATCCCCAATATATATTCTACCCTACAACTACCAAATTTATGAGCAAATAGCGCATCTTCCAATTCCAACAATTAAAGATGAACGAAGAGCAATTCATGACATGACATCATTTTGATAATTGGATTTTTATGAGATAGAGGTgtaagttttaactttttagcaTTTGAACATGCAATGTATCCTCTTTAAAAGTTTCTTCTATCTGGCTTCCTGCGTCTCACACTAcagttgttttaattttttttttaattccttatAAATTAGTTGGATTTTTCTATTCGTCATCCCTGCACTACATACTTGTTAAgtggaataaataaaaaataaaaagataaaaaataaaagtagatgCATAGTATAAGgatgataagtataattatGCTCAAAAGCTTAATGAACAAATTAGCGAAtgtctttttataattttaaagtacAATATATCCCTTCAAGAAAAGAGATAAGTGAAACCCTAAAGGAAAGAGATCGGTAAAACCCTAAAAGCAATGGTTGGTATGCTTGAATAATAGAgatattctactaaattataggGCCAAAGATGCTTTAGTCTATTGGAACTTGGTACATCCTTTTTGTCCTTCAACATTAATGTTTTAGGGGATATTAGTGTCTCCAATTCTAAGCTAGGGCAACCTTTGTGTGGTATATGTAATTGGATTTAAATACTCTGAGTCTAGAGTTTTTCTAAGGCCTAGACATATACCCATAAAGTTGGGATCCACGTCATTTAATATTGTCCAACAAATTTGCTCAAGCAGTTATAAATGATGTGGAATCTATTTTAAATGTCTATATCTCTCTTACTTTACAATTTAAagtatgagaaatgatttttagtaATAAAATGTACAACTACATcacactccttttaaaaaagtaagtaaatatgagatctatataaaaaaattatatttttaataatggacctcacttttttcaaaatgagtatgcGATATTTGCTCaacttgtatctaacattactccaATTGCATTGTTATACCTGGGAGGCTAATTACAGACAATGTAATTGTAGCCTATGAAACTCTACACTCAATGAAGACCAAACATAGGGGGAAAACAGGCAATATGACACTGAAACATGATATGTCTAAGACCTATGATCGcattgaataaatttttttggaagCAATAATGAAGAAGTTAGGATTTGGAGGAAGATGGATATCACTGATCATGAGCTGTGTTACAACTGTAACCTACTCTATCATAGTAAATGGGCATTCTGGTGGTATGTTTAAACTAGCAAGAGGAATAAGACAAGGAGATTTAGTATCTCCTTACCTTTTTTATATTGTGTGCAGAAGGTCTAAGTCCACTACTGAATCATGCAGAGAAAGTTGGTGAGATCAAAGGGGTTGCTGTCTTGAGAGGgggtttaaaaataaaccacattctttttgctgatgatagtgTCTTATTCTGTAGAGCAAAAATTGAAGAGTGGAATAAGATACAAGAGTTGCTTTAGAAATATGAGAAGGCATCGAGTCAATGTTTAAACAGAGATAAAACTGCTGTGTTTTTCAGTTCTAATACTACAAATGTAGTTAAACAACATATTAAGAGAGCTACTGTGGtttttattagtaataattaTGAAAGATACTTGGAGTTACCTCCAATGGTGGGCAGATCGAAGTATAACTCCTTTAGATCCATAAAAGAGAGAATACGGACAAAGATAACTAGTTGGAAAAACACTTTTCTCTCTCAGGCAGGGAAGCAAGTCATGATTAAGGCAATAATCCAAACAATTCCAACATATACAATGAGTGTCTTCATGTTGCCTAAGAAGTTGCTTTAGGAAATTACTACCATGATGGGCAAGTTCTGGTGGAGTCACAAGCAGAACTATAATACAATTCAGTGGAGAGGTTGGACACAATTGGATAAATCAAAGAAGACAAGTGACTTGGGTTTTAGAGATATTGAATCATTCAATAAAGAATGTAGACTTATCATGACTCTTTAGTGGCAAAAATAATGAGggaaaaatacattaaaaaaaaatggtaatctATTGGAGGCACGACTTGGCTATAATCCATTTTTGATTTGGAAGAGTATCTAGTCATCATTATATTTGGTCAAAGCAGAAAATATGTGGAGGGTTGAAAATGGAAGGTGTATTAGAATCTAGCATGACAAATGGATCCGTAGGCCTATTTCATTTAAAGTACAATCCCCCATTcaattattgcattgtgatgcaACAGTGTTAGAACTTCTAGAGGGTAATGCAACTTGCTAGAGCAAAGAATTAATCTCTCAAATTTTTCAACCAGAAGAAGGGGAAGTGATATGTAGAATACCAATAAGTACAAGGGATGCTGAAGATAGAATGATATGGGATTACATTGTTAATGGAAAATTTTCTGTTAGAAGTGCATAACATCTGCATTACACAATCAAACGACAGGAAGTGGGGAATCTTTTGGAGGAACATGAGGTAGATTTGATTGACAGCGGATGTGGAGACTCCAAGTTCCAAGGAAGATCAAATACTTTTTATGGAAAGCAGCACATGAGTTGTTACCAACTATGCAGAATTTATTTAAGAAGAAGTTGGTTGAAAATGACCTCTGCCCAATTTGTCAAAGGGAAGCAAAATCAGTTCTTCATGCTATATGGAGTTGTCCTGCAGCTAGTGATGTGTGGGCTGAAAGTTTTAAGTCCAATTACTAAATGGTCAAATTCAGTATTACACTTTAAAGAGCTATGGATGGACTTAAATTCATTGTTGTCTGTTGAAACTACacaatttactatttatataatgAGACGAATATGGATCAGAAGGAACTATGTTTGAGACGAATATGGATCAGAAGGAACTATGTTGTGTctgagaaaaattttgagagccCACAATAGGTGATAAAGGCTGAGAGTGCAGATTGGGATAACTTACTTCAATCACTGGTACAAGATTGTAACCGACAATCAGAATGAGCTATAGTTAGAAGTAAAGTGAAATGAGAAAAATCAATTGATATATATGTGAAAGCTAATGGGGATGCGGCTGTGGATGATCAGCAAAAATAGGCTGGGTTAGGAATTATTATTAGAGATGAGTAAGATGATATCATGGCAAGTGTTTGTACAAATATTAGCTATAACATGAAACCTATTATAGCTGAAAACATGGCTTTAAGAAAGGTAATGGAGATATGTGCAGATTTGGGCTTTGCTAGAGTAATATTTGAAGGGGACTCTCAAGTTATTGTAAAGGCGATAAACAACAATGAAGATTTTATTATAGAGTATGGGTCCTTGGTGTCTGATACTCCGTCAATGTAGAAAGAATGGCATGGCTGGAAGGTGAGATTCAACTATAGAGAAGCAAATGAAGTGGCTCATCTACTAGCGAAATTGGCTCTGGTTCAAACAAATGAAAGAATTTGGTTAAAAGATGGGCCTTTGTAGATTATGCATACTGTCATGAAGGAACAATCTTGTAATGACTAAGATGTTGGTATTgcaataagaaaaattattctcatacGTCACTATTTACTATTCCACACttcacaccttatgaaaaacactcacataccctataaaaaaaactatagatatAGAATGTAAGACTGAATAATGGTTGATACATAATAAATCTCTTGTAATAAAGTTCATTGATGGttcttgattgaaaaaaaagaatatccCTAATATAGTtgggtaaaaaataaataaataaatttcatcacTTTGTTCAACACCATTCgattaaaatcataattatGTAGGATTATAACTATATGGCTGGTTGGAGGGAATGGCTGGTCAGATCTGGTCCTCCAAACCGCAAAAGGATAAACCAATGATGCttcttttttatggaaaatgggGACAGATCGAAACAGGTGTTGGCAATGTGACACTGTACAACCCCTTGCATGGTTGCattataaaaacttaaaaaaaaaataaaataaataataataaaacagcATACACCCCACCAACAGCCTCCGATGTGTGGGGATGGACCCAGTACAGCTACTGCTGATTGTACTAACTTTTTTGAAACGACCATACAGATTCAAGAATTGATGggatttctatttaattttaatattaaaatttaaaatgctACTTCTGATATATTAAAGACTACTAAAAAAAGGACTACttctgatatattatattaaaaaatgcttagttttttttattaatattaagaaaatgattattagtaaatatatgtattttttcaaaaaaaattttaaaaattaaaaaggaaaatgctaaatctCATGCTGGGGCTGCTGCTGGGTCtagaaagtgtattttttttttagttttttttatataaatttttttaacaattttaaatattttaaaaaaataaaaaatatcataatattattaaaaaatattttcttaatcatgaaataaaataaaaaattatcttcgtgattaagaaaatattttttaatgattttgtttttactttctgattaaagaaatttttttttaatgatattttaaatttattttattttttaaaaatatttaaaaatattaaaaaatctatataaaaaataacttaaaaaaaaatatatgtaaaacaaTACTACACCCCAGCGTGAGCTTCCAGCAGTGGCAATAGCATTGtccaattaaaaatacactagagaCACCTACGTGCTCGGCGGCACCCTAGCATTGTcctattatatatcatatatatattattataaataaataaaaatgcttgtTGGTTCATAAATTTGCCCCTTTAGGTTTAACtcttagtgtattttttttttctaaattcttttaaaaaaattatcactagtgatttttgtgattttttaaatatttgaaaaaaaaacagtaaTTGCATTAGAGAGCAGCCTAGCATCATCCatccataaataaatagatttcattaaatttttatctaatatataaaatgcgagaaaagtctaattttaaaatgCTGGTGGGTGGGTAAGAGATGGTGGTGCAACGAGGTATTCCATTGATGACGAACTTGCTATAAATGGACTATAAACTTAAAAGGCTAGGGTTGATGAATTTGAATTGCTTGATTAAAATTGACCCATATATAGGACGATCACATTCGATGCAACCACAAAAATTATGAGAGCAATAATAATGCCATCAACTTCACCCAGTTTACAGCATAATTTTGCCAACAATGCATAAATTGGTATTCTCTTATAttctggtttggattcaaaactcatttcaattgatttcatctgatcattataattttttcaaattcttatataaaatatattaaacaattcaattttttttaaattcaaaaataataataatattaaaaaattatattttaataatattttgcttaacttatctaaaactaactcaactcaactttgAATCTAAACGAGACAAATCTTTTATccaatttaaattaaatagacATCACATTAAATGTTTATATTGGATTCATGTGAACAGAATTGAAAAACcaacctataatttttttgggtttagcTTATATCTTGTTaaaatgagtaatactatatactatattctcattctattttaatcatactaaatggtatgtgacacatttattattattaaataatatataataaataattatttaatagtaataaatatgttatattatatttaataaaataaaaataaaataatagtatgatgtataaaattttattcgatttattctgtttaaaaaatgaatggataaaattattttaaatgaaatttaagtTGACTTTTTTCAACCTACGCATAATAATGGCGTCTCTTAATGCCTTTTGTCAACAGATTTGTCGAATTTATGAGTATTAAAAGGTAATGTATCTTTTATctcaacaataataattatttcaaaatggCGTATTTATTTATGAAGTGGCTTATTCCCAGCATAAGCCGAGCAAGCCGAATGGCCCATTCCTACCTTGGCTTAGAAAACATAATACAAGGaagtttcctttctttttgtggTGTTGAAAACAGTGCCTTTAGAGTAAACCTAGACCTAGTAACTCCCAACACCTCTGCTCAAACTATTCTTAACTATAATTAACTCACAAACCCAAATCATGTGCAGCATAAAGCAAGTCTGTCCTAGAAAACaggattaaaataaaaaaggcatcCCCATTGGAGTTCTACTTCTTCCTCCATTTTTATCTGCTCGAGCTTTTTGTAGACTGTAGCAGTAGTGATAGTTGTTATTGTTGTAGCCTTTAGGATCATTGGAGCTCGAGCCTTATCAcgagctctttttttttttttttcataattatcttttaagaaaaaaaaaggagaaaacttttttaatatggtttttattttttattttctctctctgacGATGAAGTGGTAGTAGTAGGAGTGAAAAACCAAGCAGAACCCCCCAATCCCCAATGCCCAGATTCTTCACGCATTCATAGCTCTACTCTCCCCATATCCGGACCCTTTCGGAAACTCTTCTCGCCATCGCCTCCATCACTCATTCTTCAAAGATAGAAGAAAGGAGGAAGCCATGAAAAGAGAGCTGGATCCTAATCTCCATGATTCTCTGGCCGATTCTTCCATCACTGCAAGTGCCAGCTCCGGTAGCAGTACTGGTAAAGCCAAGATGTGTTGGGAAGATGAGGTCCAACCAGACGGTGGCATGGACGAGCTCTTGGCTGTGTTGGGTTACCAGGTGAGGTCCTCCGACATGGCTGAGGTTGCCCAGAAGCTGGAACTTCTTGAGGATTTGATGGGTAATGCTCAGGGTGACGGTCTCTCTCAACTCGCAACCGATACCGTCCATTACAATCCCTCCGATCTCTCGACATGGCTCCAGAGCATGCTCTCCGAGTTGAACCCTCCTTGCAATGATTTCGACCCCATCGTGCCGCCTGCTGCCGGTGCCCCGCCCGCTCCACTCGATGATTCTTTGCTGGCTTTGGCCGAATCTTCCACCATCACCTCCATCGACTTCGATAAACAAAACAATAACAGCCACAACCGAGTCTTTGAGGAATCCTCTTCTTCGGATTACGATCTCAAAGCTATTCCTGGCAAGGCAATGTATAGCCAACCTCAAAGCCAGATCGAATATTCTCCATCCTCAAGAGATTCCAAACGTTTGAAATCCTCATCGGTCTCTGGGTCAAACCCTGATATCTCGTTTTCTGGTTCTTCTACTACTGTAGGCGGTGGTTTCACTGTTTCCGCCGAGTCAACTCGCCCAGTTGTACTCGTCGACTCACAAGAGAACGGAATTCGCCTCGTCCACGCTTTGATGGCCTGCGCCGAGGCCGTACAACAGAATAACCTCGTCCTAGCAGAAGCCCTTGTGAAGCAGATCGGATACTTGGCCGTGTCCCAAGCCGGTGCCATGAGGAAGGTCGCCACGTACTTCGCCGAGGCCCTGGCACGGAGAATCTACAAGCTTTACCCTAAGAACCCTCTCGACCACTCGCTCTCCGACATACTCCAGATGCATTTCTACGAGACCTGTCCCTACCTCAAATTCGCTCACTTCACTGCCAATCAAGCCATCCTCGAAGCCTTCGAGGGCAAAAAGCGCGTCCACGTTATCGACTTCTCCATGAACCAAGGGATGCAGTGGCCGGCTCTGATGCAAGCTCTCGCTCTCCGCCCCGGCGGCCCACCCGCTTTTCGCTTGACTGGTATTGGCCCTCCCGCCCCGGACAATTCTGATCATCTCCAGGAAGTGGGTTGGAAGCTGGCCCAGTTGGCCGAGACGATTCACGTCGAGTTTGAGTACAGAGGGTTCGTTGCCAACAGCCTAGCGGATCTCAACGCCTCCATGCTGGATCTGCGGCCCAGAGAGGTTGAGTCGGTCGCGGTTAACTCTGTGTTCGAGTTGCACAAGTTATTGGCTCGGTCCGGAGCGATCGAGAAAGTGTTTTCAGTGGTAAAGCAAATGAAGCCGGATATCGTGACGGTGGTTGAGCAGGAA encodes:
- the LOC121253899 gene encoding DELLA protein GAIP-like — encoded protein: MKRELDPNLHDSLADSSITASASSGSSTGKAKMCWEDEVQPDGGMDELLAVLGYQVRSSDMAEVAQKLELLEDLMGNAQGDGLSQLATDTVHYNPSDLSTWLQSMLSELNPPCNDFDPIVPPAAGAPPAPLDDSLLALAESSTITSIDFDKQNNNSHNRVFEESSSSDYDLKAIPGKAMYSQPQSQIEYSPSSRDSKRLKSSSVSGSNPDISFSGSSTTVGGGFTVSAESTRPVVLVDSQENGIRLVHALMACAEAVQQNNLVLAEALVKQIGYLAVSQAGAMRKVATYFAEALARRIYKLYPKNPLDHSLSDILQMHFYETCPYLKFAHFTANQAILEAFEGKKRVHVIDFSMNQGMQWPALMQALALRPGGPPAFRLTGIGPPAPDNSDHLQEVGWKLAQLAETIHVEFEYRGFVANSLADLNASMLDLRPREVESVAVNSVFELHKLLARSGAIEKVFSVVKQMKPDIVTVVEQEANHNGPVFLDRFTESLHYYSTMFDSLEGSVSNQDKVMSEVYLGKQICNVVSCEGVDRVERHETSVQWRARLRSAGFEPVHLGSNAFKQASMLLALFAGGEGHRVEENNGCLMLGWHTRPLIATSAWQLAGKATLAH